In the Kaistella sp. 97-N-M2 genome, one interval contains:
- a CDS encoding SusC/RagA family TonB-linked outer membrane protein, whose amino-acid sequence MKKLTTSVLAVVLTSSFALVNAQVDTARTQNIEGVVVTALGIKREKKSLTYSTQQVSAEDLNKGTTNTGNIASQLSGKVAGLQVNTNNNFGGSSNLVIRGYKSLKGGGPLIVIDGSPVSNSSLSGFLDYGNFLSDINQQDIESINVLKGAAASALYGERGLNGVIVITTKTGKGRNEKEWGVTLSTSANFGVIDKSTFPTYQSSYGGGYAPEFTFGDEYTNYNDDASLGPKYDGHPIFFWDSFDPNSVNYGKKRPYQAASSTPVDFFETASNYTNSISMQKAGDKSNFLLNYTNQLQGGILPNSDLRKNTLSTKFNFDFTDKLSADIYSSLTLQDTKGRNETGYSDNIMSNFRQWWNVDSDINALRSAYMKSGQNISWNRNSPDDASPAYWNNPYYQRYESYNSDKRTRTFSTAGLNYKFNKNITAGAKLSYDAINLLLEQRVAEGSVPQNFGASNQAVTSGYSKQNIKNNEINFDVTATYNYDLTDNLELSGLVGANTRRNRNESDYVSTEGGLTVPGLFAIGNSAAPILAVDENLSTISTSGVYGTATLGFMDTYFIDGSYRVDKSSTLPKETNSYDYGSIAGSVVLSSLIKQDWLSFWKIRGNYAVVGGSAGAYQLKNTYSNLGGYNGTVLFDTANTRANAELKPERSKEVELGMEMQFFKRRLGFDVTVYQSKTTNQIINLPVSVATGFSATVFNAGRIDNKGIEVSLNATPFKSQNFSWDISANWAKNENTVVELENGVDNYLLGSYQGGVQLVAAVGEAFGALYGTDYVYVDGQRVVTAPNAAGLGGGLWAKSDKKVIGNVTPDWTGGVRNTFSYKGISMSFLIDVQKGGDTFSTDLLYGQSGGLYANTADIQYRDPLNVILPGVYADGNPNVTPLGGIRANGTRVRTAGNYYSYQPNGYNNAPNSEFVYDAGYVKLREASISYTLPKSIMTGSTIKDVTVSLVGRNLWIIDKNTPYVDPEAGVGGGLRSRGNSIGILPTTRDFGFNVTVKF is encoded by the coding sequence ATGAAGAAACTAACAACAAGCGTTTTAGCAGTAGTTTTAACTTCGTCATTTGCTTTGGTAAATGCACAGGTAGACACCGCGAGAACGCAGAATATTGAAGGCGTTGTAGTAACTGCCTTGGGTATTAAAAGAGAGAAAAAATCTCTAACGTATTCTACACAGCAGGTCAGTGCAGAAGATCTAAACAAAGGCACCACCAATACTGGGAACATCGCTTCTCAGTTATCTGGTAAGGTAGCTGGATTGCAGGTGAATACTAATAATAACTTTGGTGGATCTTCCAACTTGGTGATTAGAGGTTACAAATCACTTAAAGGTGGGGGTCCACTAATTGTTATTGATGGTTCGCCTGTGAGTAACAGTTCGCTTTCCGGGTTCTTGGATTATGGAAACTTTCTGTCAGATATCAATCAGCAAGATATCGAGTCTATCAACGTACTGAAGGGTGCTGCTGCCTCTGCACTCTACGGTGAAAGAGGTCTGAACGGTGTTATTGTTATTACAACTAAAACTGGAAAAGGGAGAAATGAAAAGGAATGGGGAGTAACATTATCAACTAGCGCTAACTTTGGCGTTATTGATAAATCCACGTTCCCAACTTATCAGTCATCTTACGGTGGTGGTTATGCACCAGAATTCACATTTGGTGACGAGTACACTAACTATAATGATGATGCATCACTGGGTCCAAAATATGATGGACATCCTATTTTCTTTTGGGATTCCTTTGATCCGAATTCTGTAAATTATGGCAAGAAGAGACCTTATCAGGCTGCTAGCAGCACGCCCGTGGACTTCTTCGAAACTGCATCAAATTACACGAATTCCATATCGATGCAAAAGGCGGGTGATAAGTCCAACTTTTTGTTAAATTATACGAACCAATTGCAAGGTGGAATTCTACCTAATTCCGATTTGAGAAAAAATACTCTCTCTACAAAATTCAATTTTGACTTTACGGATAAATTATCTGCGGACATTTATTCTTCCTTAACATTACAGGATACAAAAGGAAGAAACGAAACTGGATATTCAGATAACATCATGTCCAATTTTAGACAATGGTGGAATGTTGACAGTGACATAAATGCCCTGCGGAGCGCTTATATGAAATCTGGTCAAAATATTAGTTGGAATAGAAACAGTCCGGATGATGCGTCCCCAGCTTACTGGAATAACCCTTATTACCAACGTTATGAGAGTTATAATTCTGATAAGAGAACAAGAACGTTCAGTACTGCAGGTTTAAACTATAAATTCAACAAAAACATTACTGCTGGTGCTAAATTGTCTTATGATGCAATTAATTTGCTTTTAGAGCAAAGAGTTGCTGAGGGAAGTGTTCCACAAAATTTTGGTGCATCTAACCAAGCGGTTACCTCTGGATACTCGAAGCAAAACATCAAAAACAACGAAATAAATTTTGATGTAACAGCTACGTATAACTATGATCTTACCGATAATCTAGAACTATCCGGTTTGGTAGGAGCTAATACTAGACGAAATAGAAACGAAAGTGATTATGTTTCTACTGAGGGTGGGTTAACAGTCCCAGGATTATTCGCAATTGGAAATTCTGCAGCACCTATTTTAGCAGTTGATGAAAATCTTTCTACAATTTCAACCTCTGGTGTTTACGGTACGGCAACTTTAGGATTTATGGATACTTATTTCATTGATGGATCTTATAGAGTTGACAAATCTTCTACCCTTCCAAAAGAAACCAACTCTTACGACTATGGTTCTATCGCAGGATCTGTTGTTCTATCTTCTTTAATTAAGCAAGATTGGTTAAGTTTTTGGAAAATTAGAGGAAATTACGCAGTTGTAGGTGGATCAGCTGGTGCTTATCAACTAAAAAACACGTACTCCAATTTAGGAGGTTATAACGGAACGGTCCTATTTGACACCGCTAATACAAGAGCAAATGCTGAATTAAAACCTGAAAGATCAAAAGAGGTAGAATTAGGTATGGAGATGCAGTTCTTTAAAAGAAGACTTGGATTCGATGTAACTGTATACCAGTCTAAAACAACTAACCAAATTATTAACCTTCCTGTTTCAGTGGCAACTGGGTTTTCAGCGACTGTCTTTAATGCTGGTAGAATTGATAATAAAGGTATTGAGGTGTCATTAAACGCGACTCCTTTTAAATCACAGAATTTTTCTTGGGACATTTCTGCCAATTGGGCTAAAAATGAAAATACTGTGGTTGAGTTAGAAAATGGTGTCGATAATTACCTCCTTGGAAGTTATCAAGGTGGTGTGCAATTAGTTGCGGCTGTTGGCGAAGCTTTTGGAGCATTGTACGGTACTGATTACGTGTACGTTGATGGCCAAAGAGTTGTTACCGCACCTAACGCTGCCGGTCTTGGAGGTGGACTTTGGGCTAAATCCGATAAAAAAGTCATTGGAAATGTTACACCAGACTGGACGGGAGGTGTTAGAAATACTTTTTCTTATAAAGGCATCAGTATGAGTTTCTTAATTGACGTACAGAAAGGTGGTGACACATTCTCGACCGATTTATTATATGGTCAGTCAGGTGGTCTATATGCAAATACTGCAGATATACAATATCGTGATCCATTGAACGTTATATTACCTGGAGTGTATGCAGATGGAAACCCAAATGTAACTCCTTTAGGTGGCATCAGAGCTAACGGCACAAGAGTTAGAACGGCAGGAAATTATTATTCTTATCAGCCAAATGGATATAACAATGCCCCTAATAGCGAATTTGTTTATGATGCAGGTTACGTTAAATTGAGAGAGGCTAGCATATCCTATACATTACCTAAGAGCATTATGACTGGCTCAACGATAAAAGATGTTACCGTATCATTAGTTGGAAGAAACTTATGGATTATTGATAAAAATACGCCATATGTTGACCCTGAAGCTGGTGTCGGTGGCGGACTTAGATCCAGAGGAAACTCAATAGGTATTTTGCCAACTACACGAGATTTTGGATTTAATGTAACAGTAAAATTCTAA
- a CDS encoding ribonuclease HII: MDLLKKVSSQYVEAGCDEVGRGCLCGPVVAAAVILDENFNQNLVNDSKKLTFKTRLYLDDYIKDNVIEFAIAEIPPVHIDEHNILNASIHAMHLALDQLKVRPELLLIDGNRFHPYQFIPHQCIVKGDTKILSIACASILAKNYRDQLMIKLHEEFPEYGWNTNMGYATKHHRDALNAYGPTVHHRQSFRLDYSCFEEEVGLSDL; the protein is encoded by the coding sequence ATGGATTTACTTAAGAAGGTTTCAAGCCAATACGTTGAGGCCGGATGTGACGAAGTGGGACGAGGCTGTTTATGCGGGCCCGTGGTAGCCGCGGCCGTAATTCTCGATGAAAATTTTAACCAAAATTTGGTTAACGACTCCAAGAAATTAACATTTAAAACAAGACTTTACCTTGATGATTATATTAAAGATAATGTAATTGAATTTGCAATCGCCGAAATCCCGCCCGTGCATATCGATGAGCATAATATTTTAAATGCCAGCATCCACGCCATGCATTTGGCGCTCGACCAACTGAAAGTAAGACCAGAACTGCTTTTAATCGACGGAAATAGATTTCACCCGTATCAGTTTATTCCGCATCAGTGTATTGTAAAAGGTGACACGAAGATTCTTTCAATCGCCTGTGCATCAATTCTCGCGAAAAATTATAGAGATCAGTTAATGATTAAACTTCATGAAGAGTTCCCTGAATATGGTTGGAACACCAATATGGGATACGCTACAAAACATCATCGCGACGCCTTAAATGCCTACGGACCCACGGTTCACCACAGGCAATCCTTTCGGCTGGACTATTCCTGTTTTGAGGAGGAAGTTGGATTATCCGACCTTTAG
- the yidC gene encoding membrane protein insertase YidC — translation MQQNNGLDKNQLISFALFSMILIGAMFYFQNKQAKDQQLKDAENNGKITQTAPAPTTKPAIATNLNDSVKTASIQQVELKNKELTIGISTLGGQISTVQLNEYKAYNKSNDVNDKKLLIFDKNNSTYGFQFKDKTGKTFNTKDLVFSPTQAGNSITMQASVNGAVIQFIYTLLNKYTVDFNVKTQELGQLVSDQKADFIWDYNVRGMEKGRSQEQTHTEFNYAFENYKSFDYDGRTSMDEPEETLNWLAVKQQFFSAVIEPQRGFKNSHGSQDTVEEGEFLKKFNFNGQIDLVNNELNEDFKWYFMPLDLPLLKSYDKNFDELLPLGWSFIGTLNRWFFIPMYNLISSWGLAAGWVIFLMTIIVKIILSPVMFKQHKLSAMMKVIRPEIDAVNEKYKGADAMKKQQETMAVYRKAGVNQMAGCLPGLIQVPIFYALFRFFPNMIDLRGKSFWFAKDLTAYDDVIKLPFHIPFLQDHLSIFAIACTVVILIYTIMTAGNMQQPTQEGMPNMKVLMYIFPITFLFFLNTSASGLSWYYFVSNAINILIILVIKYWILDEKKIHAQIQVNKEKGPKPEGKFQKRMREMMEKAQEQQKVQQNQPPKKK, via the coding sequence ATGCAGCAAAATAACGGTTTAGATAAAAACCAACTTATAAGTTTCGCCCTGTTTTCAATGATTCTTATCGGAGCCATGTTTTACTTTCAGAACAAGCAGGCCAAGGATCAGCAACTGAAAGACGCTGAAAATAACGGCAAAATTACCCAGACTGCGCCCGCACCCACCACTAAACCTGCTATTGCGACAAATTTGAACGACAGCGTGAAGACCGCTTCCATTCAACAGGTGGAGTTGAAAAACAAAGAACTTACAATAGGAATTTCTACTTTAGGAGGCCAAATTTCGACGGTGCAACTGAATGAATATAAAGCTTATAACAAAAGCAACGATGTAAACGATAAAAAGCTTTTAATTTTCGATAAGAACAATTCGACTTACGGATTTCAGTTTAAAGATAAAACAGGTAAAACTTTTAACACGAAAGATTTGGTTTTCAGCCCTACGCAAGCTGGCAACTCCATCACCATGCAGGCTTCCGTAAACGGTGCTGTTATTCAGTTTATTTATACTTTACTTAACAAATATACTGTTGATTTTAACGTAAAAACACAAGAATTAGGTCAGTTGGTTTCCGATCAGAAAGCCGATTTTATTTGGGATTACAACGTTCGCGGCATGGAAAAAGGACGTTCGCAGGAACAAACCCACACCGAATTTAATTATGCTTTCGAAAATTACAAAAGCTTTGACTACGATGGCAGAACAAGCATGGATGAGCCGGAGGAAACGTTGAACTGGCTGGCCGTAAAACAGCAGTTTTTCTCTGCCGTTATCGAGCCGCAAAGAGGATTTAAAAACTCGCACGGCTCTCAGGATACGGTAGAAGAAGGCGAATTTTTGAAAAAATTCAATTTCAATGGACAAATCGACCTGGTTAATAATGAATTAAACGAAGACTTTAAATGGTATTTCATGCCATTGGATCTGCCATTATTAAAATCTTACGATAAAAACTTCGATGAATTGCTTCCTTTAGGATGGTCGTTCATTGGAACTTTGAACCGTTGGTTTTTCATCCCCATGTATAATTTGATCTCCAGCTGGGGACTGGCTGCAGGATGGGTAATCTTTTTGATGACGATTATCGTGAAAATTATTTTATCGCCGGTAATGTTCAAGCAGCATAAATTGAGTGCGATGATGAAGGTAATTCGCCCGGAAATTGATGCCGTAAACGAAAAATACAAAGGCGCAGATGCCATGAAAAAACAGCAGGAAACCATGGCTGTTTACCGGAAAGCCGGTGTTAACCAGATGGCGGGTTGTTTGCCCGGACTCATTCAGGTGCCGATTTTCTATGCATTATTCCGCTTCTTCCCGAATATGATTGATCTTCGCGGCAAGAGTTTTTGGTTTGCAAAAGATTTAACGGCTTATGATGATGTGATAAAATTACCCTTCCACATTCCGTTTTTACAGGATCACTTAAGTATTTTTGCGATCGCCTGTACAGTTGTGATTTTAATTTATACGATCATGACCGCTGGAAATATGCAGCAACCAACGCAGGAAGGAATGCCGAACATGAAAGTGTTGATGTACATCTTTCCGATTACGTTCTTATTCTTTTTGAACACGTCAGCGTCCGGACTTTCCTGGTACTATTTTGTGTCGAATGCCATTAACATCCTAATAATCCTCGTTATTAAATACTGGATTCTGGATGAGAAAAAAATTCACGCACAAATTCAGGTAAACAAAGAGAAGGGTCCAAAACCCGAAGGAAAATTCCAGAAAAGAATGCGCGAGATGATGGAAAAAGCCCAGGAACAACAAAAAGTTCAGCAAAACCAGCCGCCAAAGAAAAAATAA
- a CDS encoding CTP synthase, with translation MSKKNTKFIFVTGGVTSSLGKGIVSASLGLLLKSRGFNVTIQKLDPYINIDPGTLNPYEHGECYVTEDGAETDLDLGHYERFLDSKTSQNNNVTTGKIYQTVIEKERKGEFLGKTVQVIPHITNEIKRRIKILAKQNYDIIITEIGGTVGDIESLPYIESVRQLKWELGEHNSTVIHLTLLPYLASSGELKTKPSQHSVRQLMESGIQADVLVCRTEHNIPKEQRNKLAQFCNVALENVIECKDLETIYEVPLYLQKQDFDDVVLKELNLKSDKQADLKDWKTFLKKYKNPKRKVEIALVGKYVSLQDSYKSIAEAFIHAGADLETEVKVRWVYSGDLEERNIEETFAGIDGMLIAPGFGDRGIEGKIAAAKYARENNIPLLGICLGMQIMTIEFARNVLGYKKANSMEFDTSTPEPVISLMEDQKNVVDKGGTMRLGAWKCSLKTGSALNEIYGTKNISERHRHRYEFNSEFREDFEKNGLVPTGFNPETDLVETLELKDHPFYIGVQYHPEYKSTVASPHPLFKALIKASTKK, from the coding sequence ATGAGTAAAAAGAACACGAAATTCATCTTCGTCACCGGCGGTGTAACTTCCTCTTTAGGCAAAGGAATTGTCTCGGCTTCACTTGGCTTACTGCTAAAATCGAGAGGTTTCAATGTCACCATCCAAAAACTTGATCCGTACATCAATATCGACCCGGGAACGCTAAATCCCTATGAACACGGCGAATGTTACGTAACGGAAGACGGTGCAGAAACCGATTTGGACCTGGGACATTACGAAAGATTTCTGGACTCGAAAACCTCCCAAAATAACAATGTAACGACGGGTAAAATTTACCAGACCGTTATCGAAAAAGAAAGAAAAGGCGAATTTCTCGGAAAAACCGTGCAGGTGATTCCACATATCACCAACGAAATCAAACGCCGCATTAAGATATTGGCAAAACAGAATTACGACATCATCATCACCGAAATCGGCGGAACCGTGGGCGATATCGAATCGCTTCCTTATATAGAAAGTGTGCGACAATTGAAATGGGAATTGGGCGAACATAATTCCACGGTAATTCACCTTACTTTATTGCCATATCTGGCGTCCAGCGGTGAATTAAAAACAAAACCTTCGCAACATTCCGTGCGCCAGTTGATGGAGTCCGGAATTCAGGCGGATGTCCTCGTCTGCAGAACCGAACACAATATTCCGAAAGAACAACGCAACAAATTAGCGCAGTTTTGTAACGTCGCACTCGAAAATGTGATTGAATGTAAAGATCTGGAAACCATTTACGAAGTTCCGCTTTACCTTCAAAAACAGGATTTTGATGATGTGGTTTTAAAGGAACTCAATCTGAAATCCGACAAACAGGCGGATTTAAAAGACTGGAAAACCTTTCTCAAAAAATATAAAAATCCGAAACGAAAAGTTGAAATCGCGCTGGTTGGTAAATATGTCTCCCTGCAGGATTCCTACAAATCGATCGCCGAAGCATTTATCCACGCCGGAGCAGATTTAGAAACAGAAGTGAAAGTCCGGTGGGTTTACAGTGGCGATTTGGAGGAAAGAAATATTGAAGAAACTTTTGCCGGCATCGACGGAATGCTCATCGCACCGGGGTTTGGCGATCGCGGAATTGAAGGCAAAATTGCAGCTGCAAAATATGCGCGCGAAAACAATATTCCACTCCTCGGAATTTGTCTGGGAATGCAGATTATGACGATTGAATTCGCAAGAAATGTTTTGGGTTATAAAAAAGCCAATTCCATGGAATTCGATACATCGACGCCGGAACCGGTGATCTCATTAATGGAAGATCAGAAAAATGTCGTCGATAAGGGTGGCACAATGCGTTTGGGTGCGTGGAAATGTTCGTTGAAGACCGGCTCGGCATTAAACGAAATCTACGGAACAAAAAATATTTCGGAGAGACACCGCCATCGGTATGAATTCAATTCGGAATTCAGAGAAGATTTTGAAAAAAACGGCCTTGTTCCAACCGGTTTCAATCCCGAAACCGATCTTGTAGAAACACTCGAACTAAAAGACCACCCTTTCTATATTGGAGTTCAGTATCATCCGGAATACAAAAGCACGGTGGCCTCCCCGCATCCTTTGTTTAAAGCTTTAATTAAAGCTTCGACGAAAAAATAA
- the radA gene encoding DNA repair protein RadA — MAKVKTAYFCQNCGSQYPQWLGQCKNCGEWNTLVEEIVEKSPAKSYIDKSKQHIINIIEVETNEEQRITTPSEELNRVLGGGIVLGSVTLIGGEPGIGKSTLLLQLALKMKKTILYVSGEESASQIKMRADRLTEVQNPNCFLFTETSVEKILHEAKKLKPDFMIIDSIQTLQSQLIESSPGTVSQIRETSNEIIKFSKETNTPTFLVGHITKDGQIAGPKVLEHMVDVVLNFDGDRNHLFRLLRASKNRFGSTAEIGIYEMVSQGLKEIKNPSEILITKKFEELSGNSVAVTLEGNRPMLIEIQALVSSAVYGTPQRSCTGFDSKRLNMLLAVLEKRAGFQLGAKDVFLNITGGIKTGDPALDLAVVASILSSNEDIAISEHFCFAGEIGLSGEIRPIPQIEQRISEAEKLGYEKIFVSNLNKISKKKFGIIVEEVSKIEDFHERLF, encoded by the coding sequence ATGGCAAAAGTGAAAACGGCATATTTCTGTCAGAATTGCGGATCGCAGTATCCACAGTGGCTTGGGCAGTGCAAAAATTGTGGGGAATGGAATACTTTGGTGGAAGAAATTGTAGAGAAATCGCCCGCGAAAAGTTATATCGATAAATCGAAGCAGCACATTATCAACATTATAGAAGTTGAAACCAATGAAGAGCAGCGCATTACCACGCCATCCGAGGAGTTGAACCGTGTGCTTGGCGGCGGAATTGTTTTAGGCTCCGTCACGCTTATCGGTGGCGAACCCGGCATAGGAAAATCCACGTTATTGCTGCAGCTCGCCTTGAAAATGAAGAAAACCATTCTCTATGTTTCGGGCGAGGAAAGCGCGTCTCAAATTAAGATGCGTGCAGACCGGCTGACCGAGGTTCAAAATCCGAACTGCTTTTTGTTTACGGAAACTTCGGTAGAAAAAATTCTGCACGAAGCGAAGAAATTGAAGCCGGATTTCATGATCATCGACTCCATTCAAACGTTGCAGAGTCAGCTCATCGAAAGTTCGCCCGGAACCGTTTCCCAAATCCGCGAAACGTCCAATGAGATCATAAAATTTTCCAAGGAAACCAATACACCGACTTTTTTAGTTGGACACATTACAAAAGACGGCCAAATCGCCGGTCCAAAGGTTTTGGAACATATGGTAGATGTCGTTTTGAATTTTGATGGCGACCGGAATCATTTGTTCCGCCTGTTGCGAGCGAGCAAGAACCGCTTCGGTTCCACAGCGGAAATCGGCATTTACGAGATGGTTTCGCAGGGCTTGAAAGAGATCAAAAATCCATCGGAAATTTTGATTACGAAAAAATTTGAGGAACTTTCCGGGAATTCCGTGGCCGTAACGTTAGAAGGAAACCGACCCATGCTCATCGAAATTCAGGCACTTGTAAGTTCTGCGGTCTACGGAACGCCGCAAAGAAGCTGCACAGGTTTCGATTCCAAAAGACTCAATATGCTTTTGGCGGTTTTAGAAAAGAGAGCCGGCTTTCAATTGGGTGCAAAGGATGTTTTTCTGAATATCACCGGCGGAATAAAAACCGGGGATCCGGCTTTGGATCTGGCTGTTGTCGCGTCGATCCTTTCTTCCAACGAAGATATTGCCATCTCCGAACATTTTTGTTTCGCCGGCGAAATTGGTTTGAGCGGCGAAATCCGTCCTATTCCACAAATCGAACAACGAATTTCCGAAGCGGAAAAGTTGGGTTATGAGAAGATTTTTGTATCTAACCTTAATAAGATTTCCAAAAAGAAATTTGGAATTATTGTGGAGGAAGTGAGCAAAATTGAGGATTTTCACGAACGGCTGTTTTGA
- a CDS encoding transposase has protein sequence MKKDIFPLEPDHFYHIYNRGINGGKLFFNHQNYLYFLKLISEKVQPIAQIYSYCLLPNHFHILVRIRSESVVRENFPEKKDLIIEAIISQQFSNTFNSYSQAINKHFARTGKLFELPFRRKEIASEQRLINTILYINSNPAKHKITVDFLSYPYSSVNDIREGTNIFVESGEVISLFNDKENFKDALINYQV, from the coding sequence ATGAAAAAAGATATTTTTCCCTTAGAACCAGACCATTTCTATCACATTTATAACAGAGGGATAAATGGCGGGAAACTATTTTTCAATCATCAGAACTACCTTTATTTTTTAAAACTTATTTCGGAAAAAGTACAGCCTATTGCGCAAATTTATAGCTATTGTTTATTGCCGAACCATTTTCATATTTTGGTTAGAATAAGAAGCGAGTCTGTAGTTAGAGAAAACTTTCCGGAGAAAAAAGATTTGATAATTGAAGCAATTATCAGTCAGCAATTTTCAAATACTTTTAACAGTTATTCTCAAGCCATTAATAAACATTTTGCGAGAACGGGAAAACTTTTTGAACTGCCTTTTCGCAGAAAAGAAATTGCTTCTGAACAACGCCTTATAAATACCATTTTGTATATTAACAGCAATCCTGCGAAGCATAAAATAACAGTTGATTTTTTAAGCTATCCATACTCGTCTGTGAATGATATAAGAGAAGGAACAAACATTTTTGTTGAAAGTGGAGAGGTTATTTCACTTTTTAATGATAAAGAAAATTTTAAAGATGCTTTGATAAATTATCAAGTCTAA
- a CDS encoding ACP phosphodiesterase encodes MNYLAHSFLTFTDEQIVGQFLEDVIPNRDRFSFSTKIQEGITLHREIDTFTDAHPALREAKKIFSPLVRLYSGAFVDVSMDYFLANSLAERDLKTHAERVYQVLRKHEQLLPERLIRMVNGMEKDNWLYNYKEDWGIKYSMQNVLNKAKYLDKNLAVFEVFLNNKAQLQQHFDVFFPELLAHAKIVNSSFKTF; translated from the coding sequence ATGAATTACCTCGCCCATTCCTTCCTCACTTTTACCGACGAGCAGATCGTCGGTCAGTTTTTGGAAGATGTTATTCCGAACCGCGACCGGTTTTCTTTTTCGACAAAAATCCAGGAAGGCATTACCTTACACCGCGAGATTGATACATTTACCGATGCTCATCCGGCTTTGCGCGAAGCTAAAAAGATCTTCAGTCCGCTTGTAAGATTGTATTCCGGTGCGTTTGTAGACGTTTCGATGGATTATTTTTTGGCGAATTCTTTAGCTGAGAGAGATTTAAAAACACATGCAGAAAGGGTTTATCAGGTTTTACGGAAACACGAGCAACTGCTGCCGGAGCGCCTGATCAGAATGGTGAACGGCATGGAAAAAGACAACTGGCTGTACAATTATAAAGAAGATTGGGGCATTAAATATTCCATGCAGAATGTCCTGAACAAAGCAAAATATCTGGATAAAAACTTAGCGGTCTTTGAAGTTTTTCTCAACAACAAAGCGCAACTTCAGCAGCATTTCGACGTGTTTTTCCCGGAACTTTTAGCGCATGCCAAAATCGTGAATTCCAGTTTTAAAACATTTTAA
- a CDS encoding DUF6702 family protein has product MQKLLLAFTLFLFSLSPAKNLHPYHVGSVEFNYNVKSKTFQITGKFFLDDLENALKEKYGKAVHFNDIRYKQQINDYLKKYCGEYLKLKADNQQLKINYLGFEEDSESVNIFLESDPSNTPKKVETAVSFLYNYFDDQMNIIHIIVDGKRQSDRLNYPNRYLFKMF; this is encoded by the coding sequence ATGCAAAAACTTCTGCTCGCTTTTACTCTTTTTCTTTTCAGCCTGTCGCCAGCAAAAAATCTACATCCCTATCATGTTGGTTCTGTTGAATTTAACTACAATGTAAAATCGAAGACCTTTCAGATTACAGGAAAGTTCTTTTTGGATGATTTGGAAAATGCTTTAAAAGAAAAATACGGGAAAGCCGTTCATTTCAACGACATTAGGTACAAGCAGCAAATCAACGATTATTTAAAGAAATATTGCGGAGAATATTTGAAACTGAAAGCGGACAACCAGCAGCTTAAAATCAACTACCTCGGTTTCGAAGAAGACAGCGAATCCGTAAATATCTTTTTGGAATCGGACCCTTCAAATACGCCAAAAAAAGTAGAAACTGCTGTGAGTTTTCTCTACAATTATTTCGATGATCAAATGAATATTATCCACATCATCGTCGATGGGAAGAGGCAGAGCGACAGACTCAATTATCCAAACCGGTACCTGTTTAAAATGTTTTAA
- a CDS encoding HupE/UreJ family protein → MQDFIFYLKLGWEHIISLDALDHQLFVLVLVAAYTYYDWRKILVLVTAFTIGHSITLALSVLDVFRISGDWVEFLIPLTILITAADNILMRNKPQNLMQLNYYLALLFGLIHGMGFANTARLTIATEENIFFPLLGFNVGLEIGQVAVVLLILLIEFLLIKFFRLKKLHWMVIASSVTLLISLKLCLERLPFF, encoded by the coding sequence ATGCAGGATTTTATTTTTTATTTGAAACTTGGGTGGGAACATATTATATCTCTAGACGCGTTGGATCACCAACTTTTCGTCCTCGTCCTGGTAGCGGCATATACGTATTACGACTGGCGAAAGATTTTGGTCTTGGTTACCGCCTTTACCATTGGGCATTCAATTACATTGGCGTTGAGCGTTTTAGATGTTTTCCGAATCTCCGGCGACTGGGTAGAATTTTTAATTCCTTTAACTATTTTGATTACGGCTGCAGATAATATTCTCATGCGCAACAAACCCCAAAATCTAATGCAATTGAACTATTATCTCGCGCTGCTTTTCGGTCTTATTCACGGGATGGGTTTTGCAAATACAGCGCGGCTGACGATCGCGACCGAAGAGAATATTTTTTTTCCGCTCCTGGGTTTTAACGTGGGATTAGAGATCGGGCAGGTTGCGGTGGTCTTACTTATTTTGCTGATCGAGTTTTTGCTTATTAAATTTTTCCGTTTAAAAAAGCTGCACTGGATGGTTATTGCTTCTTCTGTTACCTTACTAATTTCTCTTAAACTTTGCCTCGAACGGTTGCCTTTTTTCTAA